A single Oncorhynchus mykiss isolate Arlee chromosome 22, USDA_OmykA_1.1, whole genome shotgun sequence DNA region contains:
- the LOC110502132 gene encoding CMRF35-like molecule 3 isoform X1: MTTKIWINLIILCLLKAASSLSGPSEVKSVVGETVHVSCQYHKFNRDKVKIWCRGYHWYFCKVIIRSDQPKHLTSDVQILDDKNLGLFTVSMKGATAEDSGWYWCAIERASRTLTFRLRLTVSEWLVSRLKTETTKQYNKTSTSPTTLTTPRSTPCMTQTTGLISATSKSTSVTVSLAQDDPVWKVWRVLRWMLFLFLCLFLVLFSIRCHC; encoded by the exons ATGACTACCAAGATTTGGATCAATCTCATCATCTTATGTTTACTAAAAG CAGCCTCATCCCTCTCCGGACCTTCAGAGGTGAAGAGTGTAGTTGGTGAAACAGTCCACGTCTCCTGCCAGTATCACAAGTTCAACAgggacaaggtcaaaatctggtGCAGGGGTTATCACTGGTATTTCTGCAAAGTTATCATTCGATCTGATCAACCTAAACATCTGACCAGTGATGTTCAGATATTGGATGATAAAAACCTTGGGTTATTCACAGTCAGTATGAAAGGAGCAACAGCTGAGGACAGTGGCTGGTACTGGTGTGCAATTGAAAGAGCCAGCAGAACTTTGACGTTTCGTCTTCGGCTGACTGTCTCCGAGT GGCTTGTATCTCGGCTCAAAACAGAAACCACAAAACAGTACAACAAGACCTCAACTTCCCCAACAACGTTGACAACACCACGGTCCACACCTTGTATGACTCAAACAACAGGTCTCATATCTGCTACAAGCAAATCAACAAG TGTGACAGTGTCCTTGGCTCAAGATGATCCGGTGTGGAAAGTATGGAGAGTACTGCGCTGGatgctcttcctcttcctgtgtctgtTCCTTGTTCTCTTCAGTATACGATGCCATTGCTGA
- the LOC110502132 gene encoding CMRF35-like molecule 3 isoform X2 — protein sequence MTTKIWINLIILCLLKASSLSGPSEVKSVVGETVHVSCQYHKFNRDKVKIWCRGYHWYFCKVIIRSDQPKHLTSDVQILDDKNLGLFTVSMKGATAEDSGWYWCAIERASRTLTFRLRLTVSEWLVSRLKTETTKQYNKTSTSPTTLTTPRSTPCMTQTTGLISATSKSTSVTVSLAQDDPVWKVWRVLRWMLFLFLCLFLVLFSIRCHC from the exons ATGACTACCAAGATTTGGATCAATCTCATCATCTTATGTTTACTAAAAG CCTCATCCCTCTCCGGACCTTCAGAGGTGAAGAGTGTAGTTGGTGAAACAGTCCACGTCTCCTGCCAGTATCACAAGTTCAACAgggacaaggtcaaaatctggtGCAGGGGTTATCACTGGTATTTCTGCAAAGTTATCATTCGATCTGATCAACCTAAACATCTGACCAGTGATGTTCAGATATTGGATGATAAAAACCTTGGGTTATTCACAGTCAGTATGAAAGGAGCAACAGCTGAGGACAGTGGCTGGTACTGGTGTGCAATTGAAAGAGCCAGCAGAACTTTGACGTTTCGTCTTCGGCTGACTGTCTCCGAGT GGCTTGTATCTCGGCTCAAAACAGAAACCACAAAACAGTACAACAAGACCTCAACTTCCCCAACAACGTTGACAACACCACGGTCCACACCTTGTATGACTCAAACAACAGGTCTCATATCTGCTACAAGCAAATCAACAAG TGTGACAGTGTCCTTGGCTCAAGATGATCCGGTGTGGAAAGTATGGAGAGTACTGCGCTGGatgctcttcctcttcctgtgtctgtTCCTTGTTCTCTTCAGTATACGATGCCATTGCTGA